Proteins encoded together in one Nocardioides marinisabuli window:
- a CDS encoding anthranilate synthase component I family protein — MSGPPSDPVAVFEQVAATHERCFWLDGGGAREWSGRRSILGWCEPDDVSLTYDAGRREVTRHSGGRAEVVGDDVFAVLEAELAAGGPADQWFGHLGYACRPDLPARPSLDVPDAVWMRPSHVRFFEHPDMAAGPGGLETVAAPPPRPASAAYRAAFAEVQERLHAGDTYEVNLTLREEVVSGLDPVAAYLRLRALNPAPYAGFLQHDVAGARGWLLSSSPERYALVGADRVLETKPIKGTAPRGADAASDTALRERLAGDPKQRAENLMVVDLLRNDVAGVCEPGSVQVPTLMEVETYASLHQLVSVVRGRLRDEVTTVGALRALFPAGSMTGAPKLRTMEVIDAVEESPRGAYAGAFGWLSADGRADLGVVIRALSTRGDGTWRLGTGGGVTVLSEVEDEWAEARLKADRLLAVFDA, encoded by the coding sequence GTGAGCGGCCCCCCGAGCGACCCGGTGGCGGTCTTCGAGCAGGTGGCGGCGACCCACGAGCGCTGCTTCTGGCTCGACGGCGGCGGGGCGCGGGAGTGGTCGGGGCGCCGCTCCATCCTGGGCTGGTGCGAGCCCGACGACGTGTCGCTGACCTACGACGCCGGGCGCCGCGAGGTCACCCGCCACAGCGGCGGGCGCGCCGAGGTGGTCGGTGACGACGTCTTCGCGGTGCTCGAGGCCGAGCTGGCCGCCGGCGGCCCGGCCGACCAGTGGTTCGGCCACCTGGGCTACGCCTGCCGTCCCGACCTGCCGGCCCGCCCGTCGCTCGACGTGCCCGACGCGGTGTGGATGCGCCCGAGCCACGTGCGGTTCTTCGAGCACCCGGACATGGCGGCGGGCCCGGGGGGTCTCGAGACGGTGGCTGCGCCACCTCCTCGACCAGCGTCCGCGGCCTACCGGGCGGCGTTCGCGGAGGTCCAGGAGCGGTTGCACGCCGGCGACACCTACGAGGTCAACCTGACACTGCGCGAGGAGGTCGTCTCGGGCCTCGACCCGGTCGCGGCCTACCTGCGGCTGCGGGCGCTGAACCCGGCGCCGTACGCCGGCTTCCTGCAGCACGACGTGGCGGGCGCGCGCGGGTGGCTGCTGAGCAGCAGCCCCGAGCGCTACGCGCTGGTGGGGGCCGACCGGGTGCTGGAGACCAAGCCGATCAAGGGCACCGCCCCGCGCGGGGCCGACGCCGCGAGCGACACCGCGCTGCGCGAGCGGCTGGCCGGCGACCCCAAGCAGCGCGCCGAGAACCTGATGGTCGTCGACCTGCTGCGCAACGACGTGGCGGGGGTCTGCGAGCCCGGCTCGGTGCAGGTGCCGACGCTGATGGAGGTCGAGACCTACGCCAGCCTCCACCAGCTCGTCAGCGTGGTGCGCGGGCGGCTGCGCGATGAGGTGACCACGGTCGGTGCGCTGCGCGCCCTCTTCCCCGCGGGGTCGATGACCGGGGCGCCCAAGCTGCGCACGATGGAGGTCATCGACGCGGTCGAGGAGAGCCCCCGCGGCGCGTACGCCGGCGCCTTCGGGTGGCTCAGCGCCGACGGGCGCGCCGACCTCGGGGTGGTCATCCGGGCGCTGAGCACCCGCGGCGACGGCACCTGGCGCCTGGGCACCGGCGGGGGCGTCACGGTGCTCTCCGAGGTCGAGGACGAGTGGGCCGAGGCCCGGTTGAAGGCCGACCGGTTGCTGGCCGTCTTCGACGCGTAA
- a CDS encoding anthranilate synthase component II translates to MSAPDVVVVDHHDSYTQNLVHLVAEVTGRLPRVVQHDESDPDDVLRHSHVVLSPGPGRPDDPRDFAVGVEVLRRATRPVLGVCLGMQGLVTTYGGRVGRVPPAHGTVSALTHDGRGVLTGLPQGFEVVRYHSLAALEVPACLEVSSTCAGATPEDPPVVMGVRHRDLPLEGVQFHPESVLSRHGAALVASFLRGTR, encoded by the coding sequence GTGAGCGCCCCCGACGTGGTCGTGGTCGACCACCACGACTCCTACACCCAGAACCTGGTGCACCTGGTCGCCGAGGTCACCGGCCGGCTGCCGCGGGTGGTCCAACATGACGAGAGCGACCCCGACGACGTGCTGCGCCACAGCCACGTCGTGCTCTCGCCGGGTCCTGGGCGCCCCGACGACCCGCGCGACTTCGCCGTCGGCGTCGAGGTGCTGCGCCGCGCCACCCGGCCGGTGCTCGGCGTGTGCCTGGGCATGCAGGGGCTGGTCACGACGTACGGCGGCCGCGTGGGCCGGGTGCCCCCCGCCCACGGCACCGTCTCGGCGCTGACCCACGACGGGCGCGGCGTCCTGACCGGCCTGCCCCAGGGCTTCGAGGTGGTGCGCTACCACTCCCTGGCCGCGCTCGAGGTGCCCGCGTGCCTCGAGGTGAGCTCCACCTGCGCCGGCGCCACCCCCGAGGACCCGCCGGTGGTGATGGGGGTGCGCCACCGCGACCTGCCGCTCGAGGGCGTGCAGTTCCACCCCGAGTCGGTCCTGTCGCGCCACGGCGCCGCCCTGGTCGCCTCCTTCCTGCGGGGCACCCGGTGA
- a CDS encoding thioesterase family protein yields the protein MDLSFFTRDGDVLVPTEMALSSWSGDQLHGVAVSGALGRAAEQAVEAIGRAELVPVRLTVDLFRATRMRPCRLETTVVREGPRLCLVDVHLLQDGDDTEDGPVATARASVLFLRTGEAPTGEVWMPQDAPQPPPVEVAPVSDQPHVPYLRSDADWSQNFREHQNAGRKTTWNTPPAIVSGEPLTGFQAAAAMADGTSLTSNWGSRGVEHINADITLTLARRPVGVTVGLHATDRVEHDGIAVGTATLFDREGRLGTTVVTAMSNTKRSVDLGSDDRARGDDV from the coding sequence GTGGACCTCTCCTTCTTCACCCGCGACGGCGACGTGCTCGTGCCGACCGAGATGGCGCTGAGCAGCTGGTCGGGCGACCAGCTGCACGGGGTGGCCGTCAGCGGCGCGCTGGGCCGGGCCGCCGAGCAGGCCGTCGAGGCCATCGGGCGCGCCGAGCTGGTGCCGGTGCGGCTGACCGTCGACCTGTTCCGCGCCACCCGGATGCGGCCCTGCCGCCTCGAGACCACCGTCGTGCGCGAGGGACCGCGGCTGTGCCTCGTCGACGTGCACCTGCTCCAGGACGGCGACGACACCGAGGACGGGCCGGTCGCGACCGCGCGCGCCTCGGTGCTGTTCCTGCGCACCGGCGAGGCGCCGACCGGCGAGGTGTGGATGCCGCAGGACGCCCCGCAGCCGCCCCCGGTCGAGGTGGCCCCGGTCTCCGACCAGCCGCACGTGCCCTACCTGCGCAGCGACGCCGACTGGTCACAGAACTTCCGCGAGCACCAGAACGCCGGCCGCAAGACGACCTGGAACACCCCGCCCGCGATCGTCTCGGGCGAGCCGCTGACCGGCTTCCAGGCCGCTGCCGCGATGGCCGACGGCACCAGCCTGACCAGCAACTGGGGCAGCCGGGGCGTCGAGCACATCAACGCCGACATCACCCTGACCCTGGCCCGGCGGCCGGTCGGGGTCACCGTGGGCCTGCACGCCACCGACCGCGTCGAGCACGACGGCATCGCGGTGGGCACCGCGACCCTCTTCGACCGCGAGGGCCGCCTGGGCACGACCGTGGTCACCGCGATGAGCAACACCAAGCGCTCGGTCGACCTCGGCTCCGACGACCGGGCCCGCGGCGACGACGTCTGA
- the zwf gene encoding glucose-6-phosphate dehydrogenase translates to MEKPHVVVLFGATGDLARRKLLPGLLHLFQADLLRDAKIVGTSLEDMTDDDFVDLARKACQEFAKDDFDADTWHDFAAMLSYVSQGAGTEALRDEVYRAETLLPGDIHDKRRLHYLSVPPSAALDVLKQLDECGLVERSRVVMEKPFGTDLESAKALNARVHEVFDESQVFRIDHFLGKEAAQNILAFRFANGLFEPIWNRNFIDHVQIDVPETLGLEGRTSFYEATGAYRDMVVTHLMQVLTFMAMEPPTSLTQDPIGDEKLKVFRSMKPIEPHHVVRGQYAGYRGKDEVADDSDTETFTALRVEIDNWRWAGVPFYLRTGKKLAESARIISIAFKEPPLTMFPAGSGVGRHGPDHLTFDLADQSRMSLSFYGKRPGPGMKLDKLSMQFATHDTPSSGLVLEAYERLIHDAMRGDHTLFTTADGIEELWAKSAPLLEDPPPVRSYPPGSWGPNAIHQLIAPRAWRLPFEREWRDPNTNEA, encoded by the coding sequence ATGGAGAAGCCGCACGTCGTCGTCCTGTTCGGCGCCACCGGGGACCTGGCCAGGCGCAAGCTCCTGCCGGGGCTGCTGCACCTCTTCCAGGCCGACCTGCTCAGGGACGCCAAGATCGTGGGCACCTCGCTGGAGGACATGACCGACGACGACTTCGTCGACCTGGCGCGCAAGGCCTGCCAGGAGTTCGCCAAGGACGACTTCGACGCCGACACCTGGCACGATTTCGCGGCGATGCTGAGCTACGTCTCGCAGGGTGCGGGTACGGAGGCGCTGCGCGACGAGGTCTACCGGGCCGAGACGCTGCTGCCGGGCGACATCCACGACAAGCGCCGCCTGCACTACCTCTCGGTGCCGCCGAGCGCCGCCCTCGACGTGCTCAAGCAGCTCGACGAGTGCGGCCTGGTCGAGCGCTCGCGGGTGGTGATGGAGAAGCCGTTCGGCACCGACCTGGAGTCGGCCAAGGCGCTCAACGCCCGTGTGCACGAGGTCTTCGACGAGTCGCAGGTCTTCCGCATCGACCACTTCCTGGGCAAGGAGGCCGCTCAGAACATCCTGGCCTTCCGCTTCGCCAACGGCCTCTTCGAGCCGATCTGGAACCGCAACTTCATCGACCACGTGCAGATCGACGTGCCCGAGACGCTGGGCCTCGAGGGCCGAACGTCGTTCTACGAGGCCACCGGCGCCTACCGCGACATGGTCGTCACCCACCTGATGCAGGTGCTGACGTTCATGGCGATGGAGCCGCCGACGTCGCTGACCCAGGACCCGATCGGCGACGAGAAGCTCAAGGTCTTCCGCTCGATGAAGCCGATCGAGCCGCACCACGTGGTGCGCGGGCAGTACGCCGGCTACCGCGGCAAGGACGAGGTGGCCGACGACTCCGACACCGAGACCTTCACGGCGCTGCGCGTCGAGATCGACAACTGGCGCTGGGCCGGCGTCCCGTTCTACCTGCGCACCGGCAAGAAGCTCGCCGAGAGCGCGCGGATCATCTCCATCGCCTTCAAGGAGCCGCCGCTGACGATGTTCCCGGCCGGCTCGGGGGTGGGCAGGCACGGACCCGACCACCTGACCTTCGACCTGGCCGACCAGTCGCGGATGTCGCTGTCGTTCTACGGCAAGCGCCCGGGCCCGGGCATGAAGCTCGACAAGCTCTCGATGCAGTTCGCCACCCACGACACCCCGTCCTCGGGCCTGGTGCTCGAGGCCTACGAGCGGCTGATCCACGACGCGATGCGCGGCGACCACACGCTCTTCACCACCGCCGACGGCATCGAGGAGCTGTGGGCCAAGTCGGCGCCGCTGCTCGAGGACCCGCCGCCGGTGCGCAGCTACCCGCCCGGCTCGTGGGGCCCCAACGCCATCCACCAGCTCATCGCCCCGCGGGCCTGGCGCCTGCCCTTCGAGCGGGAGTGGCGCGACCCGAACACCAACGAGGCCTGA